One window of Catharus ustulatus isolate bCatUst1 chromosome 3, bCatUst1.pri.v2, whole genome shotgun sequence genomic DNA carries:
- the ENTPD6 gene encoding ectonucleoside triphosphate diphosphohydrolase 6 isoform X1 yields MEAMKISKRFFAFGILACIAVYVAYIKWHLGSKSFMGATEGVAESRGDKLTHQAVTTALSVFYGIMFDAGSTGTRIHIFKFAQQPRETPRLTHETFKALKPGLSAYADDVEKSGQGIKELLEVAKKEVPMELWKFTPLVLKATAGLRLLPGEKAQKLLEKVKEIFQASPFFVRDNCVSIMNGTDEGISAWITINFLTGRLDDPQKRSVGMLDLGGGSTQITFLPRTKATLQTSPSGHITSFQMFNHTYKLYSYSYLGLGLMSARLAILGGVEGKPLGEGEELISPCLPPGFKSEWQHAEIVYKIKGQKAGEPLYESCSNKVAKMLYKKVHRAGEVKNLDFYIFSYYYDCAAEAGLIDKEKGGSLTVSDFEIAARYVCKTMEISPGNSPFLCMDLTYITFLLQELGFPKSQGFKLSRKIDNVETSWALGATFHYIDSLNRLQY; encoded by the exons ATGGAAGCCATGAAGATATCAAAGCGGTTCTTCGCTTTTGGGATTTTGGCGTGCATAGCTGTTTATGTTGCATACATAAAATGGCACCTGGGCTCAAAATCATTTATGGGAGCCACAGAAGGAGTGGCTGAAAGCAGGGGAGATAAACTGACCCATCAGGCAGTGACCACAGCTCTCTCTGTCTTTTATGGAATTATGTTCGACGCGGGAAGCACGGGAACTCGCATCCACATATTTAAATTTGCACAGCAGCCAAGAG AGACTCCCAGATTAACCCATGAGACGTTTAAAGCACTGAAACCAGGTCTGTCAGCATATGCTGATGATGTCGAAAAG AGTGGCCAGGGAATAAAAGAGCTCCTGGAAGTGGCAAAGAAGGAAGTTCCTATGGAGCTGTGGAAGTTTACTCCTCTGGTCCTGAAAGCCACAGCTGGCCTACGGTTGCTGCCAGGAGAGAAAGCTCAGAAGTTGCTGGAAAAG GTGAAGGAGATTTTTCAGGCCTCCCCCTTCTTCGTGAGGGACAATTGTGTGTCGATAATGAATGGAACTGATGAAG GTATTTCAGCCTGGATCACAATAAATTTTTTAACAG GCAGGCTAGATGACCCACAGAAGAGAAGTGTAGGGATGCTGGATCTGGGTGGTGGATCAACACAGATCACCTTCCTTCCGCGCACCAAG gCAACACTCCAGACGTCACCATCTGGCCACATAACTTCATTTCAGATGTTTAACCACACCTACAAGCTGTATTCATACAG TTACCTGGGACTTGGGCTGATGTCAGCAAGGCTTGCCATTTTGGGAGGAGTTGAGGGAAAACCCT TAGGAGAAGGGGAGGAATTGATCAGCCCTTGTTTACCACCTGGCTTCAAATCCGAATGGCAACACGCTGAGATAGTGTATAAAATTAAAGGACAGAAGGCAG GGGAGCCTCTGTATGAGTCTTGTTCTAATAAAGTGGCAAAGATGCTCTACAAAAAAGTGCATAGAGCTGGCGAAGTGAAGAACCTGGACTTTTACATTTTCTCCTACTACTACGACTGTGCGGCAGAGGCTGGTCTCATAG ataaagaaaaaggaggaagctTAACTGTCAGTGACTTTGAAATTGCAGCGAGATATG tttgTAAGACCATGGAAATCAGCCCTGGAAACAGCCCTTTTCTCTGCATGGACCTCACATACATcaccttcctgctgcaggaactgggATTCCCAAAGAGCCAAGGCTTTAAG ctTTCCCGGAAAATTGACAATGTTGAAACGAGCTGGGCCTTGGGAGCCACTTTCCATTACATCGACTCACTCAACAGACTGCAGTACTAA
- the ENTPD6 gene encoding ectonucleoside triphosphate diphosphohydrolase 6 isoform X2: MEAMKISKRFFAFGILACIAVYVAYIKWHLGSKSFMGATEGVAESRGDKLTHQAVTTALSVFYGIMFDAGSTGTRIHIFKFAQQPRETPRLTHETFKALKPGLSAYADDVEKSGQGIKELLEVAKKEVPMELWKFTPLVLKATAGLRLLPGEKAQKLLEKVKEIFQASPFFVRDNCVSIMNGTDEGISAWITINFLTGRLDDPQKRSVGMLDLGGGSTQITFLPRTKATLQTSPSGHITSFQMFNHTYKLYSYSYLGLGLMSARLAILGGVEGKPLGEGEELISPCLPPGFKSEWQHAEIVYKIKGQKAGEPLYESCSNKVAKMLYKKVHRAGEVKNLDFYIFSYYYDCAAEAGLIDKEKGGSLTVSDFEIAARYAFPEN, from the exons ATGGAAGCCATGAAGATATCAAAGCGGTTCTTCGCTTTTGGGATTTTGGCGTGCATAGCTGTTTATGTTGCATACATAAAATGGCACCTGGGCTCAAAATCATTTATGGGAGCCACAGAAGGAGTGGCTGAAAGCAGGGGAGATAAACTGACCCATCAGGCAGTGACCACAGCTCTCTCTGTCTTTTATGGAATTATGTTCGACGCGGGAAGCACGGGAACTCGCATCCACATATTTAAATTTGCACAGCAGCCAAGAG AGACTCCCAGATTAACCCATGAGACGTTTAAAGCACTGAAACCAGGTCTGTCAGCATATGCTGATGATGTCGAAAAG AGTGGCCAGGGAATAAAAGAGCTCCTGGAAGTGGCAAAGAAGGAAGTTCCTATGGAGCTGTGGAAGTTTACTCCTCTGGTCCTGAAAGCCACAGCTGGCCTACGGTTGCTGCCAGGAGAGAAAGCTCAGAAGTTGCTGGAAAAG GTGAAGGAGATTTTTCAGGCCTCCCCCTTCTTCGTGAGGGACAATTGTGTGTCGATAATGAATGGAACTGATGAAG GTATTTCAGCCTGGATCACAATAAATTTTTTAACAG GCAGGCTAGATGACCCACAGAAGAGAAGTGTAGGGATGCTGGATCTGGGTGGTGGATCAACACAGATCACCTTCCTTCCGCGCACCAAG gCAACACTCCAGACGTCACCATCTGGCCACATAACTTCATTTCAGATGTTTAACCACACCTACAAGCTGTATTCATACAG TTACCTGGGACTTGGGCTGATGTCAGCAAGGCTTGCCATTTTGGGAGGAGTTGAGGGAAAACCCT TAGGAGAAGGGGAGGAATTGATCAGCCCTTGTTTACCACCTGGCTTCAAATCCGAATGGCAACACGCTGAGATAGTGTATAAAATTAAAGGACAGAAGGCAG GGGAGCCTCTGTATGAGTCTTGTTCTAATAAAGTGGCAAAGATGCTCTACAAAAAAGTGCATAGAGCTGGCGAAGTGAAGAACCTGGACTTTTACATTTTCTCCTACTACTACGACTGTGCGGCAGAGGCTGGTCTCATAG ataaagaaaaaggaggaagctTAACTGTCAGTGACTTTGAAATTGCAGCGAGATATG ctTTCCCGGAAAATTGA